Proteins encoded by one window of Salinigranum rubrum:
- a CDS encoding glycosyltransferase, translating into MKHMCISDQRLCVQYIVSTLAATGPTRQLLNIVTNLNRDRWSPHIVTLSPEPAESYEYTFEENDIPVVSLSLSRASGLILGPSRLKSITQQIEPDLIHTQGIRSDSMAVHCLAGYPHVTTLRNFPPEDYIPRYGSVLGRLMVWQQFRAARRADRAVACSETIREKYAGRAVTTDAIRNGVDAYAYQPPTPAERRRIRERLGIDTDETVVVSVGGLIKRKDPVTVIEGFLRSGVSSAGKLLLLGDGPLKDQCRSAANESVEVLGHVSDVGQYLKAADVFVSASHSEGLPNAVMEALATGTPIVLSDINPHREILGVNPAAGELFETSNVAALARTLDRVVGTAKERRVPAREIVDIELNAEIMTQRYESLYEEVIPDS; encoded by the coding sequence ATGAAACACATGTGTATTTCTGATCAGCGACTGTGTGTCCAGTATATCGTATCAACCCTTGCTGCAACGGGACCGACTAGACAGCTATTGAACATCGTCACGAACCTAAACCGCGACCGATGGTCACCCCACATCGTGACGCTGTCGCCTGAACCAGCAGAATCCTACGAATATACATTTGAAGAGAATGACATCCCTGTCGTTTCTCTTAGCCTCTCTAGAGCTAGTGGACTCATTTTAGGGCCTTCACGGTTGAAGTCAATTACACAGCAGATTGAGCCGGATCTTATCCACACTCAAGGCATCAGATCAGATTCGATGGCAGTCCATTGTCTGGCCGGGTACCCCCACGTTACGACACTCAGAAACTTTCCACCGGAGGATTACATTCCACGATATGGCAGCGTACTCGGGCGGCTGATGGTTTGGCAACAGTTCCGTGCCGCTCGCCGTGCTGACCGAGCGGTAGCCTGTTCGGAAACGATTCGAGAGAAGTATGCTGGCCGAGCAGTCACCACGGACGCAATCCGCAACGGTGTCGACGCATATGCTTACCAACCACCTACTCCTGCCGAGCGCCGCCGAATAAGAGAGAGGTTGGGTATCGACACCGATGAAACGGTCGTCGTCTCAGTTGGTGGACTAATTAAGCGGAAGGATCCCGTGACAGTAATTGAAGGGTTTTTACGTAGTGGGGTGAGCTCAGCTGGGAAGCTCTTGCTTCTTGGCGATGGTCCGTTGAAAGATCAATGTCGATCAGCCGCTAACGAGTCAGTGGAGGTTCTTGGCCACGTCTCAGATGTGGGGCAGTATTTGAAGGCAGCAGATGTATTCGTTTCCGCGTCTCACTCAGAGGGACTACCCAACGCCGTCATGGAAGCGCTGGCGACAGGTACGCCCATTGTTCTATCGGATATCAATCCTCACCGGGAGATTCTTGGTGTGAACCCCGCCGCTGGAGAATTGTTTGAGACCTCAAACGTGGCTGCGTTGGCCCGGACGCTTGACCGTGTAGTTGGTACTGCCAAGGAACGACGAGTGCCAGCTCGTGAAATCGTCGATATTGAATTAAACGCGGAGATTATGACTCAGCGCTACGAGTCGCTGTACGAAGAGGTTATTCCGGATTCTTGA
- a CDS encoding undecaprenyl-diphosphate phosphatase codes for MVDETLIAFVAGLLQGIFEWLPISSEGNIAIVLTSLGATPTAAVSFALFLHAGTAISAMTYYRGEIAKILLSVSELDLGRPFSQSTAVLSFLCVATLTSGVVGLLAYAALESLVSAVTGGLFVALIGILLIATGLLQRYARTTSLQPPRQPSVVDGVLIGALQGLAILPGVSRSGTTASVLLLRGYDGETSLRLSFLLSIPAALGGGLLGYLESGGLSGIGAVPAAIALGTAAIVGYVTIDALMRLVQRIDFWLVCVVLGCLAVLGGTLLL; via the coding sequence ATGGTTGATGAGACCTTGATCGCTTTCGTCGCTGGACTTCTGCAGGGTATCTTTGAGTGGCTTCCAATCTCAAGCGAGGGGAATATCGCCATTGTCCTTACGTCACTTGGAGCTACTCCCACCGCTGCCGTCTCATTCGCACTGTTTCTGCATGCAGGTACGGCAATCTCAGCGATGACATATTATCGGGGCGAAATAGCCAAAATACTCCTATCAGTCTCTGAACTGGACCTTGGACGACCGTTTTCCCAGTCAACGGCTGTCCTATCCTTTCTTTGTGTAGCAACGCTCACATCGGGAGTCGTTGGATTACTCGCGTACGCTGCGCTTGAATCGCTCGTCTCAGCAGTTACCGGCGGTCTTTTCGTCGCACTCATTGGGATATTGTTAATCGCGACAGGGTTACTCCAACGATATGCGAGGACGACCTCGCTACAGCCTCCACGCCAACCATCTGTCGTTGACGGCGTGCTTATCGGAGCGTTGCAAGGACTTGCGATACTTCCTGGTGTTTCTCGGTCTGGGACAACCGCCAGTGTATTATTGCTCCGCGGGTACGATGGCGAGACATCGCTTCGTCTCTCTTTCCTACTAAGCATCCCTGCTGCACTGGGTGGTGGGTTGCTGGGATATCTCGAATCTGGAGGACTGTCCGGTATCGGAGCAGTCCCTGCGGCCATCGCACTTGGGACTGCCGCGATAGTTGGCTATGTTACCATCGATGCACTCATGCGTCTCGTCCAGCGAATCGACTTTTGGCTCGTTTGTGTCGTCCTCGGATGTCTGGCAGTTCTTGGTGGGACCTTACTCCTCTGA
- a CDS encoding DUF1970 domain-containing protein: MDGGLRYRVAGVVGTAALALLAVSIAALEVVQELFRWLPIIGHLPFDATGTGSYHVEAGTVAVVLTGALAPLYKPRPRRILDIGLQAFRRVAVGLLALATIGYFDFSFRLPRATLIVSGTILLITVPTWFVLIRRRPYLKSGRTIIIGDDPETMKDILEVIDGSVLGYVSPPSAYFGTQEPQLTAPEIADGGCLKI; encoded by the coding sequence ATGGACGGCGGGCTGCGGTACCGGGTTGCTGGTGTCGTAGGGACAGCAGCTCTTGCACTTCTAGCAGTTTCTATCGCAGCACTTGAAGTTGTACAGGAGTTATTCCGTTGGCTACCAATCATTGGCCACCTACCATTCGACGCCACTGGAACTGGCAGCTACCATGTGGAAGCGGGGACGGTAGCAGTTGTCTTGACTGGGGCATTAGCACCGCTGTACAAGCCTCGGCCGCGCCGGATTCTGGACATCGGTCTACAAGCGTTTCGTCGTGTTGCTGTTGGGTTGTTAGCACTGGCGACTATCGGGTACTTCGATTTCTCTTTCCGATTACCCCGAGCAACCCTGATTGTCTCCGGTACAATCTTGCTGATCACAGTCCCCACCTGGTTCGTGCTGATTCGCCGTCGACCATATCTTAAGAGTGGACGGACCATCATCATCGGTGACGATCCCGAGACAATGAAAGATATTCTTGAGGTGATTGACGGGAGTGTTCTTGGATACGTCTCGCCTCCGTCGGCATACTTCGGAACCCAAGAGCCCCAATTAACCGCACCTGAAATAGCGGACGGGGGGTGCCTAAAGATTTAG
- a CDS encoding ABC transporter ATP-binding protein, with protein MSTRKSTDLSRRRKLSALLDIARYNPRLTTLIVVLGIVAAILEGVGLSFILPIIELIQAEAPAQNADGLLRVFINAYQIVGIPFTLEFIVLGVAAIMTIRYTMTFVVAWLREALRNYYIRDLQIRAFEETLGVEIDYFDEEGSDDILNALITQTYYAGNSIVHAVNLLQLLFLSLVYFVVALTLAPILTLVAVCILGGITLLLRFIIEPGYEIGNRVAKANERRQEAAQAGTQGIRDVRIFGLGNELRTDFIEAVEQYTTAQISLRRNEAAIDNFYNYAVAIFIFVLIYLAFTFAELSFGQLGLFLIAMFRLGPKVSAVNQKFYQVENNLPHLIRTNEFIEELESNQEKNTPVREVPSQINRVTFDDVTFSYADDEMVLRGIDFEVTKGEFVAFVGQSGAGKSTIVALLARLYEVDGGEIRANDIPLNEMDVKEWRERIAVVRQNPFIFNDTLRYNLTVGKRNASKEDLNRVCQIAQVDEFLCDLPEGYDTILGDEGVRLSGGQKQRLALARALLKDADLLLLDEATSDLDSNLEREVQTGIESMERDYAIIAIAHRLSTIENADHIYTVEDGLITERGDHDDLVRNEGKYAEMYEVQSKSSS; from the coding sequence ATGTCTACTAGAAAATCTACCGACCTCTCACGAAGACGGAAGCTCAGCGCACTATTGGACATCGCACGGTACAATCCACGACTAACGACTCTGATCGTCGTTCTTGGTATTGTGGCGGCAATTCTTGAAGGAGTCGGACTCAGTTTCATTCTACCGATTATTGAACTGATTCAGGCCGAAGCTCCAGCTCAGAATGCGGATGGTCTGCTCCGTGTATTCATTAATGCCTATCAGATAGTCGGTATTCCGTTTACATTGGAGTTCATCGTTCTCGGAGTTGCGGCCATCATGACAATCCGATACACGATGACCTTTGTCGTCGCTTGGCTTCGAGAGGCGCTCCGCAACTATTACATCCGCGACTTACAGATACGGGCGTTCGAAGAAACTCTTGGAGTCGAAATTGACTACTTCGACGAGGAGGGGTCCGATGACATCCTTAACGCTCTAATTACGCAAACATACTACGCTGGCAATTCCATCGTTCACGCAGTAAACCTGTTACAATTGCTCTTCCTCTCTCTGGTCTATTTCGTGGTTGCTCTCACTCTTGCACCGATTCTCACTCTCGTCGCCGTCTGTATTCTCGGTGGAATTACACTTCTATTACGGTTCATTATTGAGCCTGGGTACGAGATTGGAAACCGAGTCGCCAAAGCGAACGAACGTCGCCAAGAAGCAGCACAAGCGGGAACTCAAGGGATTAGAGATGTCCGAATATTCGGTTTGGGGAACGAATTACGAACCGATTTCATTGAGGCAGTTGAGCAATACACTACGGCTCAAATATCTCTTCGGAGGAACGAAGCAGCAATAGACAATTTCTACAATTACGCAGTTGCGATCTTCATATTCGTCTTGATTTATCTGGCCTTCACTTTCGCAGAGCTCTCTTTTGGGCAGCTTGGACTCTTCCTTATTGCAATGTTCCGACTTGGACCGAAAGTGAGTGCTGTAAACCAAAAGTTCTACCAAGTTGAAAACAATCTTCCCCACCTTATCCGCACAAACGAGTTTATCGAAGAGCTTGAATCGAATCAAGAGAAAAATACTCCTGTACGGGAAGTTCCCTCGCAAATCAATCGTGTTACGTTTGACGACGTCACGTTTTCATATGCCGATGATGAAATGGTCCTGCGCGGTATCGACTTTGAGGTTACAAAAGGAGAGTTCGTCGCGTTTGTCGGCCAGTCTGGAGCGGGAAAATCGACCATTGTCGCTCTTCTAGCTCGACTCTACGAAGTAGATGGTGGTGAGATCCGAGCGAACGATATTCCTCTCAACGAGATGGATGTCAAAGAATGGCGCGAAAGAATCGCTGTCGTGAGACAGAATCCGTTCATATTCAATGACACACTTCGGTATAACCTCACAGTGGGAAAGCGAAACGCATCAAAGGAGGACCTAAACCGTGTTTGTCAGATTGCTCAAGTTGATGAATTCCTTTGCGATCTCCCGGAAGGGTATGATACTATCTTGGGCGATGAAGGTGTCCGTCTGTCTGGTGGGCAAAAACAGCGACTTGCTCTAGCACGTGCACTGCTGAAGGATGCGGACTTGTTGCTGTTGGATGAGGCGACGAGTGATTTGGATTCGAATCTGGAACGTGAGGTTCAGACCGGTATTGAATCCATGGAACGTGACTACGCCATCATCGCGATCGCCCACCGCTTGTCGACTATCGAGAATGCCGACCATATCTACACTGTAGAGGACGGGTTAATCACGGAAAGAGGCGATCATGACGACCTCGTCAGGAACGAAGGTAAGTATGCAGAAATGTATGAAGTTCAGTCAAAGTCTAGCTCATAA
- a CDS encoding NAD-dependent epimerase/dehydratase family protein, producing MSRNSVLVTGSSGTVGTELVLRLLDSGYDVHGVDVTENRWSDRVDDVTELVDLRDEDEVMDLETDVDMVVHLSANARVHQLVRNPERARDNFDMTFNMLEFARRNGVQDFVFSSSREVYGNNGKLIYDEEDTYTDSCESPYTASKIGGEAMVKAYEKCYGINTSLLRFSNVYGRYDNSNRVVPLFIAQAVDGRDLTVYGADKVLDFTYIDDCVSGIADVVDSFEKVQGTTLNIASGEGTSLLELARTVVNAVGANVDVHVEPNRTGEVSRYIADISRANKLVGYSPKYSFAEGIDETIEWYLDHQEVLDAILDN from the coding sequence ATGTCTCGCAATTCAGTGCTCGTGACAGGGTCAAGCGGAACTGTCGGAACAGAGCTCGTACTTCGCTTGTTAGACTCGGGCTATGACGTCCACGGTGTCGATGTAACTGAAAATCGCTGGTCAGACCGAGTTGACGACGTCACCGAACTCGTCGACCTCCGTGATGAAGATGAGGTCATGGATCTTGAAACTGATGTTGATATGGTTGTCCACCTTAGCGCTAATGCCCGTGTTCACCAACTAGTTCGCAACCCTGAGAGAGCACGTGACAACTTCGATATGACATTTAATATGCTGGAGTTTGCTCGGCGTAACGGAGTTCAAGACTTCGTCTTTTCAAGCAGTCGAGAGGTATACGGAAACAATGGGAAGCTAATCTACGATGAAGAAGACACATATACTGATTCCTGTGAATCCCCGTATACCGCGAGTAAAATCGGTGGTGAAGCAATGGTAAAAGCGTACGAGAAATGCTACGGTATCAACACGTCGCTTCTCCGATTCTCCAATGTCTACGGTCGGTACGACAACTCAAACCGAGTCGTTCCATTATTTATTGCACAAGCTGTCGATGGCCGTGACTTAACAGTCTACGGCGCAGATAAAGTGCTGGATTTCACATATATTGACGACTGTGTTTCGGGCATCGCCGATGTGGTTGACTCCTTCGAGAAAGTTCAGGGAACTACCCTCAACATCGCTTCTGGAGAGGGAACGTCATTGCTTGAACTGGCGCGAACGGTCGTCAACGCGGTTGGAGCAAACGTGGACGTTCACGTCGAACCCAACCGAACCGGAGAAGTAAGCCGATATATTGCCGACATCTCACGTGCGAACAAGCTCGTAGGATACAGCCCGAAGTATTCATTCGCTGAAGGGATTGATGAAACAATAGAGTGGTATCTTGATCATCAGGAAGTGCTCGACGCGATTCTTGACAATTAG
- a CDS encoding O-methyltransferase: MSTNVSRILSGQAQGRVRVDKLVKQAAECEARLAAIVEEVPYDEKGVFNSELLLFISVVEILNPDRIVESGRARGHSTKILARYFEEHDIDIVSIEQARGTDDDKIARDKLDGHRQVQLKYGDSREIVEPVLKPSTVVLIDGPKGDEALKLALKLLKRDEVAAAFVHDLHRNTLHRDLGELLFNYTYFSDDEIFVEKFSHLDDSCWEVLGDDWAPYLRKGEEIESYASTFGVFFNGDQPIDPLREDNYRKFLQWHECDLQSHVKSAIKARLPF, from the coding sequence ATGTCAACGAACGTGTCTCGGATCCTATCTGGTCAGGCGCAGGGTAGAGTGAGAGTTGATAAACTGGTCAAGCAAGCTGCTGAATGTGAAGCACGTCTCGCAGCAATCGTCGAGGAGGTGCCATACGATGAAAAAGGCGTGTTTAACAGCGAACTCTTGTTGTTCATCAGTGTGGTTGAGATCCTTAATCCTGACAGAATCGTTGAAAGTGGACGGGCTCGCGGCCACAGTACAAAGATACTTGCTCGGTATTTCGAAGAACATGATATTGATATCGTTAGTATTGAACAAGCGAGGGGGACTGATGACGACAAGATTGCTCGAGACAAACTCGACGGCCACAGACAGGTACAGCTTAAATACGGTGATTCACGCGAAATCGTAGAACCTGTGCTAAAGCCCTCCACAGTCGTTCTGATAGACGGTCCCAAGGGAGATGAAGCGCTTAAACTGGCACTGAAGTTGTTGAAACGCGACGAGGTTGCAGCAGCCTTCGTTCACGACCTCCATCGTAATACACTTCACCGCGATTTGGGAGAGTTGTTATTCAATTATACATATTTCTCAGACGACGAAATATTTGTTGAGAAGTTTAGTCATTTAGACGATTCTTGTTGGGAAGTCCTCGGCGACGATTGGGCACCTTATCTACGGAAAGGTGAGGAGATAGAGAGTTATGCGTCGACGTTTGGGGTATTCTTCAACGGCGATCAGCCGATAGACCCGCTACGAGAGGACAATTACCGGAAGTTCCTTCAGTGGCACGAGTGCGACTTGCAATCTCACGTCAAAAGTGCTATCAAGGCACGATTGCCGTTTTAG
- a CDS encoding FkbM family methyltransferase, protein MQYNGVAVKAGRLFDTSLPWREGHRPQFESGLISAISRHVSSGDDVVIVGGGWGVTAVAAAKQVGDSGSVTVFEGAKREVKRVKETVALNSVSDIVEVHHAIVGPEIHLKSAAGDPARVPPDQLPRCDVLELDCEGSEIDILKNLSSRPEYVFVETHGIYEAPTDEVRKVLEELDYEITHCEIGAEDYRTDCEEYDIYVLTGQRI, encoded by the coding sequence GTGCAATACAACGGTGTAGCGGTGAAGGCTGGACGTCTATTTGATACATCGTTACCGTGGCGAGAGGGCCACCGACCACAGTTTGAATCCGGGCTAATATCTGCGATCTCACGGCATGTCTCATCAGGAGACGATGTTGTAATCGTCGGTGGGGGATGGGGTGTCACTGCTGTTGCTGCCGCTAAGCAGGTTGGTGATTCTGGGTCTGTAACAGTCTTTGAGGGTGCCAAACGCGAAGTAAAGAGAGTCAAAGAGACAGTGGCGCTCAATTCTGTGTCAGATATTGTTGAAGTTCATCATGCCATTGTTGGACCGGAGATCCATCTGAAATCTGCAGCAGGAGATCCCGCTCGTGTACCACCCGATCAGTTACCCCGTTGTGATGTCTTAGAACTAGATTGTGAAGGGTCTGAAATTGATATATTAAAAAATCTCTCTTCACGACCGGAGTACGTTTTTGTGGAAACACATGGTATTTACGAGGCTCCGACCGACGAGGTTAGAAAAGTTCTCGAAGAACTAGATTACGAAATCACTCACTGTGAGATTGGGGCTGAAGACTACCGTACTGATTGCGAGGAGTACGATATCTACGTTCTAACCGGGCAACGAATTTAA
- a CDS encoding STT3 domain-containing protein has product MSDVDTAVATLLEEKPHLKSDLREILAVDAAHETWSFDDVPVDSGAFGEMVSRGIVAKRDGEYEVADPEAVRRRLDGETSASPVSNSETSLVLSLPSLSSRWGGALAVVIILAALFRGYTAPSVFRGEHIVFLGNDPYFYRHWIRQLALAEAGPLAVPTGIQAGEPLFIAAVWTITAVLGGSATTGYTVLALYPLVSGLLTIPLAYEITRRVTGERRIALAAALLLAITPVHVFRTALGFADHHAFDYLWLALTLLSGVALTRRNPRERSVVSATTLFWMGVFAVGVAAQTLAWNAGPLLLLPIALFSLAAVTTARAHDFSPVPVLTPITVGLGLASVLVWAGHLILGWQPLQVVLTPTLLFIGVGVVFLVGVVATRYSFSPRVTAGGVLFGGVTVLAVTLVTLPEFAAEFSSELARLVGLTYTEGIAETISIFSPQYGTFFGPALFFGFVLFFALPYVPWSLYTGYRTESLALLLIGTYASVFAVLAVIQVRFAGELSIVLAPFAGLALVHLGSIVDAVPRPTILDASTSVDSRPPSAVTDPLTIPDRQTIGILVVVFLLIGGFGMIQGPVQTNKSVYSDEAYRTATWVENHATQSGSSLSSVYVFSDWGQNRMYNAFVSGNSESYGFAQSIYPQFVSATQPDSWYDRLGGRVDYIVMTSVPSQGEDGYQQTTHAILYESLGSATLERGGAGHYQAVYRSNDRSHVVFRPVEGAVINGTAEPGSTVTISTEVSIPNAEFTYTRRTHVTENGTFRVIVPYAGTYTIGIRKCQLPLMTLNLEPSYKRGKRFRCNSADCSEE; this is encoded by the coding sequence ATGTCTGATGTCGATACGGCCGTTGCCACTCTTCTGGAGGAAAAACCCCATCTAAAGAGTGACCTCCGTGAAATTCTGGCCGTTGACGCAGCACACGAGACGTGGTCGTTCGATGACGTCCCCGTTGACTCAGGAGCTTTCGGTGAGATGGTTTCTCGAGGGATCGTCGCGAAGCGAGATGGTGAGTACGAAGTGGCAGATCCTGAAGCTGTTCGCCGAAGGCTCGATGGAGAAACGTCCGCTTCCCCCGTGAGTAACTCGGAAACGTCGCTCGTTCTCTCACTTCCAAGCCTCTCCTCACGGTGGGGTGGAGCTCTCGCCGTCGTCATCATCCTCGCGGCCCTATTCCGAGGCTACACGGCACCGAGTGTCTTCCGCGGAGAACACATTGTGTTCCTCGGTAACGATCCGTATTTTTATCGTCACTGGATCCGCCAATTAGCCCTTGCTGAAGCGGGCCCACTGGCTGTTCCTACCGGGATTCAGGCTGGTGAGCCACTTTTTATTGCGGCCGTATGGACGATCACGGCCGTACTGGGTGGGAGTGCAACGACTGGGTACACGGTGCTTGCACTGTACCCTCTCGTCAGCGGGCTACTCACGATTCCACTTGCGTACGAAATCACTCGTCGGGTGACTGGCGAACGCCGGATTGCACTAGCAGCAGCTCTACTGTTGGCGATAACGCCAGTTCATGTCTTCCGCACCGCTCTTGGCTTCGCTGATCACCACGCGTTCGATTACCTGTGGCTAGCACTAACGCTTTTGAGCGGCGTAGCACTCACGAGACGTAATCCCCGTGAACGTAGCGTTGTTTCAGCCACCACGCTGTTTTGGATGGGTGTCTTTGCTGTGGGCGTTGCCGCCCAAACATTAGCATGGAACGCTGGGCCTCTCCTCTTACTCCCTATTGCATTGTTTAGCCTTGCTGCTGTGACAACTGCTCGAGCACACGATTTCTCTCCAGTTCCGGTACTCACACCAATCACCGTTGGACTTGGACTAGCAAGTGTGCTCGTGTGGGCCGGCCACTTGATACTCGGATGGCAACCACTGCAGGTAGTGTTGACCCCGACGCTGTTATTCATCGGGGTTGGCGTTGTCTTCCTGGTCGGTGTGGTCGCAACCCGCTACAGCTTTTCACCTCGAGTGACCGCCGGAGGCGTATTGTTTGGTGGCGTCACCGTTCTCGCCGTTACCTTGGTGACACTCCCCGAGTTCGCAGCTGAGTTCTCAAGTGAATTGGCCCGTCTGGTTGGTCTCACTTATACTGAAGGAATCGCCGAGACGATCTCAATTTTCAGCCCGCAGTATGGCACTTTTTTCGGACCCGCCCTCTTTTTCGGATTCGTACTGTTCTTTGCGCTTCCGTATGTTCCGTGGAGTCTCTACACAGGCTATCGAACCGAGTCACTAGCACTCTTACTCATCGGGACCTATGCATCAGTATTCGCGGTGCTCGCGGTAATACAAGTCAGATTCGCGGGCGAACTTTCGATTGTGCTGGCACCATTTGCCGGACTTGCGCTCGTCCATCTCGGATCCATCGTCGATGCAGTTCCACGTCCGACAATACTCGACGCATCTACTTCGGTTGACTCTCGTCCTCCCAGCGCTGTGACTGACCCGCTGACCATCCCTGATAGACAGACGATTGGGATACTCGTGGTCGTTTTCTTACTGATTGGTGGGTTTGGAATGATACAAGGGCCAGTGCAGACGAACAAATCCGTCTACAGTGACGAAGCCTACCGGACTGCAACGTGGGTCGAGAACCACGCGACACAGTCTGGGTCAAGTCTCAGCTCAGTGTACGTGTTCAGTGACTGGGGCCAAAATCGGATGTATAATGCGTTCGTCAGTGGCAACTCCGAGTCGTATGGATTCGCACAATCGATCTATCCCCAGTTCGTGAGTGCTACACAACCGGACTCTTGGTATGACAGATTAGGGGGGAGGGTAGACTACATCGTGATGACCTCGGTACCCAGTCAGGGTGAAGACGGATACCAACAGACTACCCACGCGATTTTGTATGAATCACTTGGGAGTGCGACACTGGAGCGCGGTGGGGCCGGTCACTATCAAGCGGTATATCGAAGCAACGATCGCTCCCATGTTGTTTTTAGACCCGTTGAAGGAGCAGTGATCAACGGCACAGCCGAACCCGGATCCACGGTTACTATCTCAACAGAAGTCTCGATTCCAAACGCGGAGTTCACCTACACACGGCGAACGCACGTTACAGAAAACGGGACATTTCGCGTCATAGTGCCGTATGCGGGAACCTACACTATCGGGATACGAAAGTGTCAGTTACCACTGATGACGTTGAATCTGGAGCCCTCGTACAAGCGCGGTAAGCGGTTTCGGTGCAATTCTGCCGACTGTTCAGAGGAGTAA
- a CDS encoding sugar transferase, which produces MSWGLSRLDEILIEYDVGTAVLAFAHPDRAEFFGALDTCYEHGVAAKVHRDHVDVVLTSGGAEGELVDIDLEPWDWQDHLMKRAFDLTFAGIALLVLSPLLVGIAVGIKLDGGGPIFYRQTRTAAFGDTFTVAKFRTMVPESEDAKPVDDTENNHITRFGRVLRRTHLDEIPQFLAILEGRMSVVGPRAAWVDEETLLENQTDQWRRRWFVKPGLTGLAQINDVTSTSPESKIRYDIEYIRNQSFWFDLKIVLRQVWKVLADVAELLRK; this is translated from the coding sequence GTGTCTTGGGGGTTGTCGCGGTTAGATGAAATCCTGATTGAGTACGATGTTGGAACTGCAGTGCTGGCATTCGCGCACCCTGATCGCGCAGAGTTCTTCGGCGCGCTTGACACGTGCTATGAGCACGGCGTGGCAGCGAAAGTTCACCGAGATCACGTTGACGTGGTGTTGACCAGTGGGGGCGCCGAAGGTGAGCTAGTAGACATTGATTTGGAGCCATGGGACTGGCAAGATCACCTCATGAAGCGGGCGTTTGACCTAACGTTTGCTGGGATTGCACTGCTGGTGTTAAGCCCGTTACTGGTGGGAATTGCGGTGGGAATTAAATTGGATGGTGGTGGTCCGATATTCTATAGACAGACACGGACGGCTGCTTTCGGTGACACGTTCACCGTGGCGAAATTCCGAACGATGGTTCCTGAAAGTGAAGATGCCAAACCGGTTGATGATACAGAAAACAACCACATCACCCGGTTTGGTCGGGTTCTTCGTCGGACGCATCTAGACGAAATCCCACAGTTTCTTGCGATTCTCGAAGGAAGAATGAGTGTAGTCGGTCCACGAGCTGCGTGGGTAGACGAAGAGACCCTATTAGAGAATCAGACAGACCAGTGGCGGCGTCGTTGGTTTGTTAAGCCGGGATTGACTGGTTTAGCACAGATCAACGACGTGACGTCGACCAGTCCGGAGTCAAAGATTCGGTACGACATCGAGTACATCCGCAATCAGTCGTTCTGGTTTGATTTGAAAATAGTTCTGCGTCAGGTGTGGAAGGTATTGGCAGACGTAGCAGAACTCCTCAGAAAGTGA